The sequence TGGCAGGCGGGTCATGTGGTGTCTCCTGATGCTGGGGTCTGTCCCCGGAGTGGTCGCCGCAGGCGACCCGCAGGGGGCTGACCCCGACAGTGCAATGCTGGGCTCAGCCCCCTGCAGACGGGCTGTCGCCCGCCTTCCGGGGACAGACCCCGTCGGTCGCGCAGAACTCCCGGTACACCTCGAGCATACACTCATAGTGCTCCAGCGGCATGCCCGGGAAGATCGTGTTCGAGGTGCCGAAGATGTAGCCGCCGCCGGGGGCACCGTGACGGAGGGCGTACAGCGCCGCCTCGCGGATCGCCTCGCGCGGGCCGTCTTGCAGCAGGCTGCACTGCACGTTGCCCATCAGCGCCATCTTCCCGTAGGCGCGGCGCTTCACCTCGGCCAGGTCCATCCCGGCCTGCGGGTCCACCGACTGGTAGCAGGCCGCGCCGGTGCCGATGTAGTCGTCCAGGAAGGGCATGATGTTCCCGTCGGTGTGGATGAACGGGATGATCCCCAGCGCGCGCAGGTGGGCGACCTGCTCGGCGAGATACGGGATGATGAACTCGCGGATCTGGGCGGGCGCGATGAACGGCCCGGCGTTGAAGGCGATGTCGTTGACCACGTGGATGAAGTCGGGTTCCGCTCCGGCCAACTCGCTGAACTTCGCCAGGGCCGTGTCGGTCCGCTGCCGGGCCTCGGCGTGCAGCACCTCGGGGTGCTCCCTCAGGTCGGCCGAGAACTGCATCCAGTCGGTGACGTTCTCGATGGCCAACGTCGT comes from bacterium and encodes:
- a CDS encoding uroporphyrinogen decarboxylase family protein, giving the protein MTGKQRMLQTLRFEQPDRPPHFEVMFELEHEAFGLRFPDRHSWGGISRAEKAAKIAQCMAIYERIVARYRWDALAVFWPWSDADGVIAARHTFGDDLLIGTIVGGTTLAIENVTDWMQFSADLREHPEVLHAEARQRTDTALAKFSELAGAEPDFIHVVNDIAFNAGPFIAPAQIREFIIPYLAEQVAHLRALGIIPFIHTDGNIMPFLDDYIGTGAACYQSVDPQAGMDLAEVKRRAYGKMALMGNVQCSLLQDGPREAIREAALYALRHGAPGGGYIFGTSNTIFPGMPLEHYECMLEVYREFCATDGVCPRKAGDSPSAGG